The proteins below are encoded in one region of Diabrotica undecimpunctata isolate CICGRU unplaced genomic scaffold, icDiaUnde3 ctg00000571.1, whole genome shotgun sequence:
- the LOC140431146 gene encoding uncharacterized protein: MEILHVTGQPFNDNTIEDYQFHTYQPYIPGKLGYNDEIRISVQDLDSLTFPANSFLYIEGKLATHDNKTPTKIKFINNSIAYLFRELRFELNGVIIDSVRDVGLVSSIKNYLSLNENQSLLLENAGWFPKMSRMENNSEVPKNNVLVDSNGNFNVCIPLRLLSGFFEDFRKIIMNMKQELILIRSNDDIDAVVSEDETERPKIDITKLYWEVPHVTPSIREQLRLNKISHTNQELPIKFRSWQMIEYPALNNSTRHTWSVRTSTKIETPRHIVVAFQNNRKSKLTKDMSKFDHCTLKNIKVFLNSERYPYNDLQLDFKTNRFAKLYEMFANFQESYYHMTLNQPIFNPIDFKTIAPLIHIDCSRQKEVIQSGSVVLRIEFETDEPTTSDISAYCLILHEKEFTYNPLTKIVKQL, encoded by the coding sequence ATGGAAATTCTTCACGTTACTGGTCAACCTTTTAATGATAACACTATTGAAGATTATCAGTTCCACACTTATCAACCATACATTCCTGGAAAATTGGGATACAATGATGAAATCCGTATTTCAGTACAAGATTTGGATAGTTTGACGTTTCCAGCAAATAGTTTCCTCTATATTGAGGGCAAATTAGCCACACATGACAATAAAACACcaaccaaaataaaatttattaataatagtaTAGCTTACTTGTTTCGTGAACTACGTTTTGAATTAAATGGGGTAATAATTGACTCAGTACGTGATGTAGGATTAGTATCAAGTATTAAAAACTATCTTAGCCTTAACGAAAATCAAAGCTTGCTATTGGAAAATGCTGGTTGGTTTCCAAAAATGAGTAGAATGGAAAATAATAGTGAAGTCCCTAAAAACAATGTTTTGGTAGATTCAAATGGAAACTTTAATGTGTGTATACCTTTAAGACTATTATCCGGATTCTttgaagattttagaaaaattattatgaacatGAAACAAGAATTGATACTTATTCGATCAAATGATGATATTGATGCAGTAGTAAGCGAAGATGAGACTGAGCGTCCAAAAATTGACATTACTAAATTATATTGGGAGGTACCACATGTAACTCCTAGTATTCGAGAACAGTTGCGACTAAACAAAATTTCACATACAAACCAAGAACTACCTATTAAATTTCGAAGTTGGCAAATGATTGAATATCCAGCCCTAAATAACTCTACACGTCACACATGGTCAGTGCGGACTAGTACCAAAATAGAAACTCCACGACACATTGTTGTTGCTTTTCAAAATAACAGAAAATCAAAATTAACAAAAGATATGAGTAAATTTGATCATTGcactttaaagaatattaaagtGTTTTTAAATTCTGAGAGGTATCCCTATAATGATCTTCAACTAGATTTTAAGACTAATAGGTTTGCCAAACTATatgaaatgtttgccaatttccaGGAGAGTTATTATCACATGACCTTAAACCAACCCATATTTAATCCAATTGACTTTAAAACAATTGCTCCACTTATACACATTGACTGCTCTCGTCAAAAAGAAGTAATTCAATCCGGATCTGTTGTGCTTCGTATAGAATTTGAGACAGATGAACCAACAACCTCTGATATCTCAGCCTATTGTCTAATACTTCACGAGAAAGAATTCACATATAACCCTCTaacaaaaattgtgaaacaattgtaa